A section of the Elizabethkingia anophelis R26 genome encodes:
- the paaC gene encoding 1,2-phenylacetyl-CoA epoxidase subunit PaaC: MNPLYNYLLKLADDSFIMGQRLAEWCGKGPYLEEDIALTNIALDELGQANNFYQYASRLSDDGKSEDDIAFLRYEHEYVNAHWTELPNEDYAQTILKVYVFSVYQKLMYEALSTSVDEELSAIAQKSLKEVKYHYTHTSSWMRIFAQGTEESRERLINAVENIWEYTKGLFAHVEGEDDLIALNIAPNTDELYQQFIVITKNDFQDFGLEYPENPFMQLKSRTGYHTEYFGYILCELQYMQRAYPGCTW; encoded by the coding sequence ATGAATCCATTATATAACTACTTATTAAAATTGGCTGATGATAGCTTTATCATGGGGCAAAGGCTTGCAGAATGGTGTGGGAAAGGACCATACTTGGAAGAAGATATCGCTTTAACCAATATTGCTTTGGATGAATTAGGGCAGGCCAATAATTTTTACCAGTATGCATCACGGCTGAGTGATGATGGAAAAAGTGAAGATGATATAGCTTTTCTGAGATATGAACATGAATATGTAAATGCACATTGGACAGAATTGCCTAATGAAGACTATGCGCAAACCATTCTTAAAGTATATGTTTTTTCTGTCTATCAGAAATTAATGTACGAGGCTTTATCCACATCAGTAGATGAAGAACTATCTGCGATTGCACAAAAATCTCTGAAGGAGGTTAAGTATCATTATACTCACACTTCTTCATGGATGAGAATTTTTGCTCAGGGAACAGAAGAAAGCCGCGAGCGCCTTATAAATGCTGTTGAGAACATCTGGGAATATACCAAAGGATTATTTGCTCATGTAGAGGGAGAGGACGATTTGATTGCTTTAAATATAGCTCCAAATACAGATGAACTTTACCAACAATTTATAGTGATTACAAAAAATGACTTTCAGGATTTTGGATTAGAATATCCGGAGAACCCTTTTATGCAGCTTAAATCCAGAACCGGATACCATACAGAATACTTTGGCTATATCCTTTGTGAATTACAATATATGCAAAGGGCCTACCCTGGTTGTACATGGTAA
- the paaB gene encoding 1,2-phenylacetyl-CoA epoxidase subunit PaaB, which produces MANLDMWEVFIQTKPGLSHKHAGTVQAPTAEMALQNARDVYTRRKEGTCVWVVPSKYIVSSEGMDQEAFFDPADDKLYRHPTFYEIPNDVKNM; this is translated from the coding sequence ATGGCAAATTTAGATATGTGGGAAGTTTTTATTCAGACGAAGCCGGGCTTATCCCACAAGCATGCCGGAACAGTACAGGCACCTACAGCAGAAATGGCATTACAGAATGCCAGAGATGTTTATACAAGAAGAAAAGAGGGGACCTGTGTATGGGTAGTTCCGAGTAAATATATAGTAAGCTCCGAGGGAATGGATCAGGAAGCATTTTTTGATCCTGCGGATGATAAGCTGTACCGCCATCCGACTTTCTATGAAATCCCTAATGATGTGAAAAATATGTAA
- the paaA gene encoding 1,2-phenylacetyl-CoA epoxidase subunit PaaA, with translation MDLEKFVQYVHEENKVEPKDIMPDDYRKLLVRQISQHAHSEIVGMLPEANWISRAPSLRRKMALLAKVQDEAGHGLYLYAATETLGNGTIRSDRDATYDDMLSGKAKYSSIFNYPTLSWADIGAIGWLVDGAAIMNQVMLMGNSYGPYSRAMVRICKEESFHQRQGYEILMALCRGTKQQKEMAQAALNRFWWPALMMFGPNDEHSPNSKLSMNYRVKRESNDSLRQRFIDVTVPQAEFLGLTIPDKDLKWNEEKGHYDFGELPWDEFMEVLKGNGPCNKKRLQTKVKAQQENLWVKEAAIAYADRNVTIK, from the coding sequence ATGGATTTAGAAAAATTTGTACAATACGTACATGAAGAAAATAAAGTAGAACCAAAAGATATAATGCCTGATGATTACAGGAAGTTATTGGTTCGTCAGATTTCTCAGCATGCACATTCCGAGATTGTGGGAATGCTTCCGGAAGCTAACTGGATATCCAGGGCTCCATCACTGAGAAGAAAAATGGCATTGCTGGCAAAAGTTCAGGATGAGGCGGGACACGGATTATATCTTTATGCAGCTACGGAAACTCTGGGGAACGGAACTATAAGATCTGACAGAGATGCTACTTATGACGACATGTTGTCCGGGAAAGCAAAGTATTCCAGTATCTTTAATTATCCTACATTAAGCTGGGCAGATATAGGGGCAATAGGCTGGCTTGTAGACGGAGCTGCAATTATGAATCAGGTAATGCTAATGGGGAACTCTTACGGACCTTATTCCAGAGCAATGGTGAGAATCTGTAAGGAAGAATCTTTCCATCAGAGGCAAGGTTATGAAATCCTAATGGCACTTTGCCGTGGGACAAAACAGCAGAAAGAAATGGCTCAGGCAGCATTAAACCGTTTCTGGTGGCCTGCATTAATGATGTTTGGCCCAAATGATGAACATTCTCCAAATTCTAAATTATCAATGAATTATAGAGTAAAGCGTGAGAGTAATGACAGCCTTCGTCAGAGATTTATAGATGTTACCGTTCCGCAGGCTGAATTTTTAGGGCTAACTATTCCGGATAAAGATTTAAAGTGGAATGAAGAAAAAGGTCACTATGATTTTGGAGAGCTTCCATGGGATGAGTTTATGGAAGTACTGAAAGGTAACGGTCCTTGTAATAAAAAGAGATTACAGACCAAAGTAAAAGCCCAGCAGGAAAATCTTTGGGTAAAAGAAGCTGCGATTGCTTACGCAGATCGTAATGTAACAATAAAATAA
- a CDS encoding 2Fe-2S iron-sulfur cluster-binding protein, whose product MNSFYKLKTVKVQKDTQDAVNVAVEIPEELKDKFRFRQGQYLNFRMMIDGNEERRSYSICNAPSEKSNVLEVLVKLLEGGKVSGYFNEHLHMDEMLDIMPPMGGFNTTYHPSNTKTYIGLAAGSGISPVLSNLKESLYQEPNSNAYLFYSNRSMAHVMKKAELDKLEKDFGGRLKVIYLVSREKHEDPVFEGRISAEKLEQLFERYSDIDVPEATYFICGPADMIKGISDYLKKEKKVPAIQVLYEYFTAPDEENSEEMSEEFKAIANLESMVTVIIDDDEYSFHLNSKKESILDKALKEQLPVPFACKGGVCCTCKAQVLEGEVFMEKNFALTEDEVEKGFVLTCQCHPTTNVLMLNYDV is encoded by the coding sequence ATGAACTCATTTTATAAATTAAAAACCGTAAAGGTTCAGAAGGATACACAGGATGCTGTGAATGTAGCGGTTGAAATTCCGGAGGAACTGAAAGATAAATTCAGATTCAGGCAGGGACAATATCTTAATTTCAGGATGATGATTGATGGTAATGAGGAACGCCGATCTTATTCCATTTGTAATGCTCCTAGTGAGAAAAGCAATGTATTGGAAGTATTGGTAAAGCTTTTAGAAGGAGGCAAAGTTTCAGGATATTTCAATGAGCATCTTCATATGGATGAAATGTTGGATATAATGCCACCAATGGGAGGTTTTAATACAACTTACCATCCCAGTAATACCAAAACCTATATCGGACTGGCAGCAGGAAGCGGAATAAGTCCTGTATTATCTAATCTGAAGGAAAGTCTTTATCAGGAACCCAATAGCAATGCTTATTTGTTTTACAGTAACAGAAGCATGGCGCATGTGATGAAGAAAGCTGAACTGGATAAGTTGGAAAAAGACTTTGGAGGAAGACTAAAAGTAATCTATCTGGTAAGTAGAGAGAAGCATGAAGATCCGGTTTTTGAAGGAAGAATATCGGCTGAAAAATTAGAACAGCTTTTTGAAAGATATTCCGACATTGATGTTCCGGAAGCTACATATTTTATTTGTGGCCCTGCTGATATGATTAAAGGTATTTCTGACTATCTGAAAAAGGAAAAGAAAGTTCCTGCAATTCAGGTTTTATATGAATACTTCACCGCACCGGATGAAGAGAATTCGGAGGAAATGAGTGAAGAATTTAAAGCTATTGCTAATCTGGAAAGTATGGTAACGGTAATTATTGATGATGATGAATATTCATTCCACCTTAACTCGAAAAAAGAAAGTATTCTGGATAAGGCTCTGAAAGAACAATTGCCAGTACCGTTTGCCTGTAAAGGAGGCGTATGTTGTACTTGTAAAGCCCAGGTATTGGAAGGTGAAGTTTTTATGGAAAAGAACTTTGCACTGACAGAGGATGAGGTAGAAAAAGGATTTGTGCTAACATGCCAGTGTCATCCCACTACCAACGTGCTGATGCTGAATTATGACGTTTAA
- a CDS encoding phenylacetate--CoA ligase family protein produces MYFSVEHLELDQLRKLQSERLKNLVAYLDERSEFYKRKFSESGLFPQDIKSIEDISKLPITYKQDLRDSYPFGLFTVPKSQLQRIHCSSGTTGKPTVVGYTKEDVELFSEVVARSLNAAGARRGMQLHNAYGYGIFTGGLGLHYGAEKLGMSVLPISGGMTVRQVDLIIDFKPEVICCSPSYALTIADELANRGIPAEDISLKYAVLGSEPWTEIIRGHIEKRLGLHATNIYGLSEIIGPGVSMEDWEEKGGSYIWEDHFYPEILDPVTKQPVPYGEEGVLVITTLTKKAMPLLRYWTNDITSLYYDTNAKRTMVKMKPVVGRADDMLIVRGVNVYPSQIEDAFSGIKGVIPNYYLTPIEKEQMCVALEVDVEIEDELIRAQQFEINSNDYTNFIHNFAESVEGEIKRRVGITTKVKIHAQDSLPKCEGGKINRILKRK; encoded by the coding sequence ATGTATTTTTCAGTTGAACATTTAGAATTAGACCAATTGCGGAAACTTCAGTCAGAGAGGCTGAAGAATCTGGTTGCTTACCTGGATGAGAGATCGGAGTTTTATAAACGAAAATTTAGTGAATCCGGATTATTCCCTCAGGATATAAAGTCAATTGAAGATATTTCGAAACTACCAATAACTTACAAACAGGATTTAAGGGATAGTTACCCTTTTGGTTTATTTACTGTTCCTAAAAGCCAACTTCAGAGAATTCATTGCTCGAGTGGAACTACAGGAAAGCCAACTGTGGTAGGCTATACGAAGGAAGATGTAGAGCTCTTTAGCGAGGTAGTTGCCAGATCTCTTAATGCCGCAGGTGCCAGACGGGGAATGCAATTGCATAATGCTTATGGCTACGGAATTTTTACAGGAGGATTAGGACTGCACTATGGAGCGGAAAAATTGGGGATGAGTGTTCTTCCTATTTCTGGTGGAATGACAGTAAGACAGGTAGATCTGATTATAGATTTTAAACCTGAAGTTATTTGCTGTTCACCATCTTATGCACTTACAATTGCAGATGAGTTGGCTAACAGAGGAATTCCTGCAGAAGATATAAGCTTGAAGTATGCTGTACTAGGTTCTGAACCCTGGACAGAAATTATCAGAGGACATATTGAAAAAAGACTGGGTCTCCATGCAACAAATATTTATGGACTAAGCGAAATTATCGGTCCGGGTGTTTCTATGGAAGATTGGGAAGAAAAGGGAGGATCCTATATCTGGGAAGATCATTTCTATCCGGAAATACTGGATCCTGTAACGAAGCAGCCTGTTCCGTATGGTGAAGAAGGCGTTTTAGTTATTACAACCCTCACTAAAAAAGCAATGCCGCTTTTGCGTTACTGGACCAATGATATTACAAGTCTCTATTACGATACCAATGCAAAACGAACAATGGTGAAGATGAAGCCTGTTGTAGGAAGGGCAGATGATATGCTGATTGTAAGAGGTGTGAATGTATACCCAAGCCAGATTGAAGATGCATTTTCTGGTATTAAAGGAGTAATTCCCAATTATTATCTTACCCCTATTGAAAAAGAACAAATGTGTGTAGCTCTTGAAGTGGATGTAGAAATAGAGGATGAATTGATAAGAGCACAACAATTTGAAATAAACAGTAACGACTACACTAACTTTATTCACAATTTTGCTGAAAGTGTAGAAGGTGAAATAAAAAGAAGAGTAGGAATAACGACAAAAGTAAAAATCCATGCACAGGATTCACTTCCAAAATGTGAAGGTGGAAAAATAAACAGAATACTTAAGAGAAAATGA
- a CDS encoding TetR/AcrR family transcriptional regulator: MQLKKKQIEILEVAIELFKEKGYVGASMRDLAASLNIKAASLYAHIRSKDELLEWICFSIAGRFFEGLNDVKSADLPAKERLNLFIEKHLSIVLENPDVTHIYSNEWKHLEERLSEFVELRKQYQREVEQLISEIYQEENWELKSPAFTTKFILHTLNNSYFWFKRNIESTSEITDEIRDKILYGLLGNLKT; encoded by the coding sequence ATGCAGCTGAAAAAAAAGCAAATTGAAATATTAGAAGTTGCCATAGAGCTTTTTAAAGAAAAAGGTTATGTGGGTGCATCTATGCGTGATCTGGCTGCCAGTCTGAATATAAAGGCAGCCTCACTTTACGCACATATTCGTTCGAAAGATGAATTGCTGGAATGGATATGCTTTAGTATTGCAGGGAGGTTTTTCGAAGGACTAAATGATGTAAAAAGTGCAGATCTTCCGGCTAAAGAACGTTTAAATTTATTTATCGAAAAGCACCTTTCCATTGTATTGGAAAATCCGGATGTTACCCATATTTATTCTAACGAGTGGAAGCACCTGGAAGAGAGACTTTCGGAATTTGTAGAACTCAGGAAGCAATACCAAAGAGAAGTGGAGCAACTTATATCTGAAATTTATCAGGAAGAAAACTGGGAGCTTAAATCCCCGGCATTTACCACTAAATTTATTCTTCATACACTAAATAATTCCTATTTCTGGTTCAAAAGAAATATAGAATCTACGTCCGAAATCACCGATGAAATAAGGGATAAAATACTTTATGGTCTTCTGGGGAATTTAAAAACATGA
- a CDS encoding ABC transporter ATP-binding protein: MMKTQNLVFEEIRELILFKDLDRAVKRIIDITLDTEELRFYNETNSFLDWLDSKPSEEIIIEKLTALLHKLHEELSGKPLTEPQTVISVKGLTKKYGAGFTLGPIDLEVKSGEIIGLVGENGNGKTTLLRSLCGDLKPTSGSIKYNFPCKDDYDLRTKLVYIPQRTDTWRGSMYENLVFTAANYGYKPEENKAVVDLIITRLGLRPFRKHSWNSLSSGYKMRFELARMLLRKPKILLIDEPLANLDILAQQTILDDFRNIAGSPYRPIAIVLSSQQLYEVEKTSQQVVFLKKGSQRNLKSQDAEEVQFIVEFETDDTLSNLKEKLSSISLVSLEQNGGTFVAHFPMHTTVDIFLETVLKEKIQLVYFRNITHSTRRFFIK; encoded by the coding sequence ATGATGAAAACACAAAACTTAGTTTTTGAAGAAATACGCGAATTAATCCTTTTTAAAGATCTGGACAGAGCCGTAAAAAGAATTATAGATATTACTCTGGATACCGAGGAGCTTCGGTTTTATAATGAAACAAACAGTTTTTTGGACTGGCTGGATTCAAAACCTTCTGAAGAAATAATTATAGAAAAGCTAACTGCTTTGTTACATAAACTTCATGAAGAACTATCCGGAAAACCTCTTACTGAGCCTCAAACCGTAATCTCTGTAAAGGGACTTACTAAGAAATACGGAGCAGGATTTACGCTGGGACCTATTGATCTGGAGGTGAAGTCCGGAGAAATTATAGGACTTGTAGGAGAAAATGGAAATGGTAAAACAACATTACTAAGGAGTTTATGTGGTGATCTGAAGCCTACTTCCGGTAGTATTAAATATAACTTTCCGTGTAAGGACGATTATGATCTGAGAACAAAACTGGTTTATATTCCACAGAGAACAGATACCTGGAGAGGAAGTATGTATGAGAATCTTGTTTTTACAGCGGCTAATTATGGTTATAAGCCTGAAGAAAACAAGGCTGTAGTAGATTTGATTATTACGAGGCTGGGCTTACGGCCTTTCCGAAAACATTCATGGAATAGCCTATCTTCTGGTTATAAAATGAGATTTGAATTGGCAAGGATGTTATTGAGAAAGCCTAAAATTCTGTTGATCGATGAGCCTTTAGCCAACCTCGATATCCTTGCGCAACAAACGATTCTGGATGATTTCCGGAATATAGCAGGCTCACCTTATCGCCCTATTGCAATAGTACTGAGTTCCCAGCAATTATACGAAGTTGAAAAAACTTCTCAGCAGGTGGTTTTCCTTAAAAAGGGATCCCAGAGAAATCTAAAATCTCAGGATGCTGAAGAAGTACAGTTTATTGTTGAATTTGAAACAGATGATACATTGAGCAATCTTAAAGAAAAATTATCTTCTATCTCTTTGGTGTCTTTGGAACAAAACGGAGGAACTTTCGTAGCTCATTTCCCTATGCATACTACTGTGGATATTTTCTTGGAAACGGTACTGAAAGAAAAAATTCAGTTGGTATACTTCCGTAATATTACTCATTCAACCCGTCGTTTCTTTATTAAATAA